A portion of the Carcharodon carcharias isolate sCarCar2 unplaced genomic scaffold, sCarCar2.pri U03, whole genome shotgun sequence genome contains these proteins:
- the LOC121275114 gene encoding tyrosinase-like, with amino-acid sequence MSKPCACCCQLLLVLAVLASTQGQVPRTCASDWHIANGMCCPHWWGDGSPCGSASGRDYCQELALPSPWSGGQVGEGRGTDFRLGWPSYSFSWLCACQRGCGGVDCGECAPGRVGSQCQRRRPVERRDLRQMSVSERDLFLDRLLLAKRTVSSRYVIYTSSSPEPGSPLHVRDARLDDILAWAHYLCAKPQGDGQLSSYAHRGPAFPCWHRVYLLSFEREMGNLTGEQDFYLPYWAWAGQQSCDICIDHIFGSNDAQGVLSQTSCFCCWLPFRLQFPFCMYKTKVGSHNFRNENIEFHTDIQTLARSKKRGN; translated from the exons ATGTCCAAACCTTGTGCCTGCTGCTGCCAGCTACTGCTGGTATTGGCCGTCTTGGCAAGCACCCAGGGGCAGGTCCCTCGCACTTGCGCCAGTGATTGGCACATAGCAAATGGCATGTGCTGCCCACACTGGTGGGGCGATGGCTCACCCTGTGGGAGTGCCTCAGGCCGGGATTACTGCCAGGAGCTGGCACTGCCGTCAccctggtcaggtgggcaggtgggtgaggggcgCGGCACCGATTTCCGCCTAGGCTGGCCGTCCTACTCCTTCAGCTGGCTGTGCGCGTGCCAACGGGGATGTGGCGGTGTGGACTGTGGGGAGTGTGCCCCCGGCCGGGTGGGCTCACAATGCCAGCGGCGGCGCCCGGTGGAGAGGCGGGATCTGCGGCAGATGTCAGTGTCTGAGCGGGACCTCTTCCTGGACCGCCTCCTGCTGGCCAAGCGCACAGTCAGCTCCCGATACGTCATCTATACAAGCTCCAGTCCTGAGCCCGGCTCGCCGCTCCATGTCCGTGATGCCAGGCTCGACGACATCTTGGCCTGGGCACACTATCTCTGTGCCAAGCCCCAGGGGGATGGCCAGCTGAGTAGCTACGCCCACCGGGGACCTGCCTTCCCCTGTTGGCACCGTGTCTACCTCCTGTCCTTTGAGAGGGAGATGGGAAACCTGACTGGAGAGCAGGATTTCTACCTCCCATACTGGGCCtgggcaggacagcagagctgtGACATCTGCATTGACCATATCTTCGGTTCCAATGATGCACAAGGGGTCCTCAGTCAgacctcctgcttctgctgctggctg CCTTTCCGACTACAATTCCCATTCTGCATGTACAAAACCAAAGTCGGCAGCCACAATTTCAGAAATGAGAACATCGAGTTCCACACTGACATCCAGACGTTGGCACGATCCAAGAAAAGGGGCAACTAG